A window from Bosea sp. ANAM02 encodes these proteins:
- the ppx gene encoding exopolyphosphatase gives MENRSPIRVPAPSRAEGDVRPELRHAPGRLALSHTIAIVDIGSNSVRLVVYEMLARAPSQVFNEKEMAGLGRQVASTGRLADDAIAKAINALVRFRILCEAMHVGEVRVIATAAARYASNGPEFIARAEEAIGQPIELISGGREAVLSGLGVISGFDNPDGVVGDLGGGSLELISVKDGAVGQGASVPLGGLALLDRSKGSLKAAEKIVKDELDKLPQLAAMKGRDFYAVGGTWRALATLHQHRAAYPLNVMHGYSVPTRDVADFVKLVERADVSVLDAIDSVSSARRPLLAYGALVLDELIKRGKPREIIISAQGVREGLLHEQLSPEEQSADPLMQAARDYNLLRARDPRHAAELIGWTRGILETAGLPQDEPSSRMIETVCLLSDIGWRAHPDYRGEQSMNVIAHAYFTGIDHVGRAFLALTIFHRYAGMKASSPAAAGLKTLLSPAVLARAQLIAAIFRVAYLLSAGMAGILPRIPAACVDNRLLLRFPDDLSALASDRVEGRLKQLAKLLGRDFEIGKI, from the coding sequence GTGGAAAATCGCTCTCCAATTCGAGTCCCCGCTCCCTCTCGCGCCGAGGGGGACGTAAGGCCTGAGCTCCGGCATGCGCCGGGGCGGCTCGCGCTGTCCCATACCATCGCCATCGTCGATATCGGCTCGAACTCGGTCCGCCTCGTCGTCTACGAGATGCTGGCGCGCGCGCCTTCGCAGGTCTTCAACGAGAAGGAGATGGCGGGTCTCGGCCGGCAGGTCGCGTCGACCGGCCGGCTCGCCGACGATGCCATCGCCAAGGCGATCAACGCGCTGGTGCGCTTCCGCATCCTCTGCGAGGCGATGCATGTCGGCGAGGTCCGCGTCATCGCCACCGCCGCGGCACGCTATGCCAGCAATGGGCCCGAATTCATCGCCCGCGCCGAGGAGGCGATCGGCCAGCCGATCGAACTGATCTCGGGCGGGCGCGAGGCCGTGCTCTCGGGCCTCGGCGTGATCTCGGGCTTCGACAACCCCGACGGCGTGGTCGGCGACCTCGGCGGCGGCAGCCTGGAGCTGATCTCGGTCAAGGACGGCGCAGTGGGGCAGGGCGCCAGCGTCCCCCTCGGCGGCCTCGCTCTGCTCGATCGCTCGAAGGGCTCGCTCAAGGCGGCCGAGAAGATCGTCAAGGACGAGCTCGACAAGCTGCCGCAGCTTGCCGCGATGAAGGGGCGCGATTTCTATGCGGTCGGCGGCACCTGGCGCGCGCTCGCCACGCTCCACCAGCATCGCGCGGCCTATCCGCTGAACGTGATGCATGGCTATTCCGTGCCGACGCGCGACGTCGCCGATTTCGTCAAGCTGGTCGAGCGGGCCGACGTCTCGGTGCTCGACGCGATCGATTCGGTGTCTTCGGCCCGCCGCCCGCTCCTGGCCTATGGCGCGCTGGTGCTCGACGAATTGATCAAGCGCGGCAAGCCGCGCGAGATCATCATCTCGGCGCAGGGCGTGCGCGAAGGGCTGCTGCACGAGCAGCTCTCGCCGGAGGAGCAGAGCGCCGACCCGCTGATGCAGGCCGCGCGCGACTACAATCTGTTGCGCGCTCGGGACCCGCGCCACGCGGCCGAGCTGATAGGCTGGACCCGCGGCATCCTGGAGACGGCCGGCCTGCCGCAGGACGAGCCGTCCAGCCGGATGATCGAGACCGTCTGCCTGCTCTCCGACATCGGCTGGCGCGCCCATCCCGATTATCGCGGCGAGCAGAGCATGAACGTCATCGCCCATGCTTATTTCACCGGTATCGACCATGTCGGCCGCGCCTTCCTGGCCCTGACGATCTTTCACCGCTATGCCGGGATGAAGGCCAGTTCGCCGGCCGCGGCCGGGCTGAAGACGCTGCTGTCCCCGGCGGTCCTGGCGCGCGCGCAATTGATCGCGGCGATCTTCCGTGTCGCCTATCTGCTATCGGCCGGCATGGCCGGCATCCTGCCGCGCATTCCGGCTGCCTGTGTCGACAACCGCCTGCTGCTGCGCTTTCCCGACGACCTGTCGGCGCTGGCGAGCGACCGTGTCGAGGGCCGGCTCAAGCAGCTCGCGAAGCTGTTGGGGCGGGACTTCGAGATCGGCAAGATCTGA